A window of Oncorhynchus tshawytscha isolate Ot180627B linkage group LG10, Otsh_v2.0, whole genome shotgun sequence contains these coding sequences:
- the LOC112261099 gene encoding zona pellucida sperm-binding protein 3-like produces MGLMMANMLRLLFKQLVWFLLVKNFLISPALSYTYSTDTWQQLPRRTLQFDNRPRFKQPPLQQTVSRPVRVETVAVTCHSDYMEIVVKADLFKLGNLVDVDDLRLGVEQYQDQEPCRATASAAGDEYRIFAALSDCGTKYMLNEDSLIYANLLRYTPRTTPDGVIRMAGAVIPIECHYERKYSLDSSSLQPTWIPFTATVSAEDTLQFSLTLMTSDWLYERGSGVYFLGDLINIEASVRVAHHTRLRVFVSSCVATLDPDSNSVPRYVFIESNGCLMDSQLPGSRSGFMHRTQDNKLGFHIDAFRFHQGDRAELYITCHLMAVSVMDHAEPSNKACSFIDGRWRSADENDLLCGRCPSLSRQKGFVQAPRLGGSQLEPRVYRNKPSASGDNWSIGMKAKKVWDQDTTLGPMMVLPSKQKSTPLSPRTSGGIDIPGFPASTGDRKPVSPGSRWRGMDFKSGPYFAQSHNEASPLGPRVGPNNKHGLVSSATYDGFIRQKEQIPQRELEATPDPELIPTPEPIGDLEVITEKECLGEEEDQYEIGTY; encoded by the exons ATGGGACTCATGATGGCAAACATGCTCAGGTTATTGTTCAAGCAACTGGTTTGGTTTTTACTTGTGAAAAACTTCTTAATATCTCCTGCTTTGTCATATACTTATAGCACTGACACATGGCAACAACTTCCAAGGCGAACACTGCAATTTGACAATCGTCCACGCtttaaacagcctccactccaaCAAACAGTTTCAAGGCCAGTTCGAGTAGAAACTGTCGCTGTGACGTGCCATTCAGACTACATGGAGATAGTAGTGAAGGCTGATCTGTTTAAACTCGGTAATCTAGTCGACGTGGATGACCTGCGACTTGGAGTTGAACAGTACCAAGACCAAGAGCCGTGTAGGGCTACAGCTTCAGCAGCCGGAGATGAGTACAGAATATTTGCAGCACTTTCGGACTGTGGAACCAAGTAcatg CTGAACGAAGACTCATTGATCTACGCAAACCTCCTCAGATATACACCCAGAACTACACCAGATGGCGTTATTCGAATGGCTGGTGCTGTAATCCCAATTgagtgtcattatgaaag GAAGTACAGTTTGGACAGCTCTTCTCTCCAGCCGACCTGGATCCCTTTCACCGCCACAGTGTCTGCTGAAGACACTCTGCAGTTCTCATTGACGCTTATGACAA GTGACTGGCTCTATGAGCGGGGTTCTGGAGTCTACTTCCTGGGTGATCTCATCAACATTGAGGCGTCTGTCAGGGTTGCTCACCACACCAGGCTCAGGGTCTTTGTTAGCAGCTGTGTGGCCACACTGGACCCTGATAGCAACTCTGTCCCCAGATATGTCTTCATTGAGAGTAATGG GTGCTTGATGGATTCCCAGCTGCCTGGTTCCCGCTCTGGTTTCATGCATAGAACCCAGGACAACAAGCTCGGGTTCCACATTGATGCCTTTAGGTTCCACCAGGGTGACAGGGCAGAG CTGTACATCACCTGCCACCTTATGGCAGTCTCTGTCATGGACCATGCAGAGCCTAGCAACAAGGCATGCTCCTTCATTGATGGCAG ATGGAGGTCTGCTGATGAAAATGATTTGCTATGTGGGCGTTGTCCAAGCCTGAGTAGACAGAAGGGCTTTGTTCAAGCTCCAAGACTAGGTGGTAGCCAACTTGAACCTCGTGTCTACCGCAACAAACCCTCAGCCTCTGGTGACAATTGGAGTATTGGGATGAAGGCCAAGAAAG TATGGGACCAGGATACTACTTTGGGCCCCATGATGGTCCTCCCAAGTAAACAGAAGAGTACACCTCTATCTCCACGGACGAGTGGAGGTATCGATATACCTGGCTTCCCTGCCTCAACAGGGGACAGGAAGCCCGTATCACCTGGCAGTCGTTGGCGTGGCATGGACTTCAAGAGCG GACCTTATTTCGCCCAATCCCATAATGAGGCTAGTCCCTTGGGCCCAAGGGTCGGACCCAACAACAAGCATGGTCTCGTTAGCTCTGCAACATATGATGGCTTCATCAGGCAGAAAGAACAAATCCCCCAACGAG AGCTGGAGGCCACTCCAGACCCTGAGTTGATTCCTACACCTGAGCCCATTGGAGACCTTGAGGTTATCACAGAGAAAGAGTGTCTGGGTGAAGAGGAGGATCAGTATGAGATTGGAACCTATTGA